In one window of uncultured Acetobacteroides sp. DNA:
- a CDS encoding acyltransferase family protein, which yields MSRMDKPERQSNIELLRIALMIMIITHHVIVHGLGLANIGRRSFHFDNLTYWAIAANCIVVVAVNVFVFISGYFGIKFRLRTLFSLFFQAASYSFLLFVLFATINPSIWNATNVVNSLLPISRNMWWFISTYIGLYILSPILNSGVQSLDRRQFKLIMVGLLFINCFSGFFFGTISEKGYSIFNFIVIYLIGRYVRQYSISFKSPLAFFIAISSVIFCLTMLLLHYQKQSTVVWLFAYNNPLLIISSISFFFIFKNLDIRYSRRINVAASTVLGVYMIHEYSSIRCILVAWVSSLKATYGDSEVLFAGAIGLLVLSIFVTGAIIELIRKQVSEALIERITSRLKNSSKAQHLIVFARSRFSPQGKGVGQ from the coding sequence ATGAGCAGAATGGATAAGCCGGAGAGGCAATCGAATATAGAGCTGCTTCGAATAGCTCTAATGATTATGATTATTACCCACCATGTTATAGTACATGGCTTGGGTTTGGCAAATATAGGGAGGCGTTCGTTTCATTTTGATAATCTCACCTACTGGGCAATAGCAGCAAACTGCATAGTGGTGGTAGCGGTTAACGTGTTTGTGTTTATCTCGGGCTACTTTGGGATAAAGTTTAGGCTACGCACCCTTTTCTCGCTATTCTTTCAGGCGGCATCCTACTCGTTTTTGCTCTTCGTGCTGTTTGCAACCATTAATCCGTCTATCTGGAATGCTACTAACGTAGTGAACTCGCTGCTACCGATATCCCGAAACATGTGGTGGTTTATTTCTACCTATATTGGGCTGTACATCCTTTCGCCGATACTAAACAGCGGCGTGCAGTCGCTGGATCGAAGACAGTTTAAGTTGATTATGGTTGGCCTGCTCTTCATCAATTGCTTTTCGGGATTCTTCTTTGGAACTATCTCGGAGAAGGGATATTCCATATTCAACTTTATTGTCATATACCTAATTGGGCGCTACGTAAGGCAGTACTCCATAAGCTTTAAGTCGCCTCTGGCTTTCTTTATTGCGATTAGCTCGGTTATCTTTTGCCTAACGATGCTGCTGTTGCACTACCAAAAGCAGAGCACCGTTGTCTGGCTCTTTGCGTATAACAACCCGTTGCTAATCATCTCCTCAATATCGTTCTTCTTTATATTTAAAAATCTTGATATTCGGTATAGCCGTCGAATTAATGTAGCGGCAAGCACGGTACTTGGGGTATATATGATTCACGAATATAGCAGCATCCGATGCATCCTTGTTGCTTGGGTATCTAGCCTAAAGGCTACCTATGGCGATTCCGAGGTGCTATTTGCTGGCGCTATTGGACTGCTGGTTCTGTCTATTTTTGTTACCGGTGCTATTATCGAGCTAATTCGAAAGCAGGTAAGCGAGGCGCTCATCGAACGAATTACGTCTAGACTAAAGAATAGTAGCAAGGCTCAACACCTAATCGTATTTGCGCGATCGCGATTCTCTCCTCAAGGTAAAGGTGTAGGGCAGTAG
- a CDS encoding serine hydrolase domain-containing protein: protein MERVKKAIVLVLLLIICNGLDSFAQKAADNKKPQSLTELKNSIRKILRETKTPGAGVVLVSGDKTIMDEGFGKASLEKNINANENTIFRLGSVSKTFVALAILKLQEEGRLNLKDKIKDIIPEIKFNNPWEATHPIRIENLLEYTSGWKYWSMAELGYDNPTPKTLKEALDFYPKTRTSIFVPGTKSSESNVGSAVAAYIVEKVSGLTFDKYMDVNFFKPMGMESTSFLQTEQYKKRGATLYENGIKLSYLNLLYRPAAALNSSAADMSKFITFLTSRGKVNKVRILSDSSICRMERGESFQKIVPKEFVNDCGFSNYAEAFNGFRYRGYGGSLPGGNANFGYIKESRLGYAVMINDGDEESLKKIVDVIRGYQTKNLKQKSVEIATKKYKLDINPSGYYSCIYPKFDLTKALDLPKSVCKVWVKDDTIYTKRLNDGGSLNKYVYAGNNKFRSVDTNGITLFVVNDPLNGSIIWPNLKKISPLWAYTLLGIFYSLPIVLFSSVIFGLLAVLVFLFGKKKSKVAMFVGLLPIITYSFILAAAALLMLSIHNRYDAFQIFGTMNPISIVVFICGIIYSAAAIWSAYYIFKKRREKMSKIFYFHSALATVLNLIIMIYFIYTGLIGIPTWI from the coding sequence ATGGAAAGAGTAAAAAAGGCAATAGTACTAGTATTGCTGCTTATTATTTGTAATGGGTTAGATTCTTTCGCTCAAAAAGCAGCTGATAATAAGAAACCCCAAAGTCTGACAGAGTTAAAAAACTCAATTCGAAAGATATTAAGAGAAACAAAAACACCCGGTGCCGGTGTGGTTTTAGTCTCTGGTGATAAGACAATCATGGACGAAGGGTTTGGTAAAGCAAGTCTCGAAAAGAACATCAATGCAAATGAGAATACAATATTTCGACTCGGATCAGTTTCGAAGACTTTTGTTGCATTGGCAATACTAAAATTGCAAGAAGAGGGGCGGCTAAACCTAAAAGATAAGATAAAAGATATCATCCCGGAAATTAAGTTTAACAATCCATGGGAGGCTACCCATCCCATTAGAATAGAAAATTTACTTGAGTACACTTCTGGCTGGAAATACTGGAGTATGGCAGAGCTAGGCTACGATAATCCAACACCAAAAACGCTAAAGGAGGCGCTCGATTTTTATCCTAAAACCAGAACATCCATATTTGTTCCTGGAACAAAGTCTAGTGAAAGCAATGTAGGGAGTGCTGTTGCAGCTTATATTGTCGAAAAAGTATCTGGTCTTACCTTTGATAAATATATGGACGTTAATTTTTTCAAGCCAATGGGTATGGAATCTACGTCCTTTCTTCAAACCGAACAGTACAAAAAAAGAGGGGCTACTTTATACGAAAATGGCATTAAATTAAGCTACTTAAACCTGCTTTATCGACCTGCAGCAGCGCTCAATAGCTCGGCGGCCGACATGTCAAAATTTATTACGTTTCTTACTAGTCGAGGTAAGGTCAACAAGGTTCGAATACTATCCGATTCGTCTATTTGCAGGATGGAACGGGGGGAAAGCTTTCAAAAAATTGTACCGAAAGAATTTGTGAACGATTGTGGTTTTTCCAATTATGCTGAAGCGTTTAATGGATTTAGATATCGCGGTTATGGGGGAAGTCTTCCTGGTGGAAATGCCAATTTTGGGTATATTAAAGAAAGCCGGTTGGGGTATGCTGTTATGATTAACGACGGTGATGAAGAATCGTTGAAAAAAATAGTCGATGTAATAAGGGGCTATCAAACAAAAAATCTAAAACAAAAATCGGTCGAAATAGCTACTAAAAAGTATAAGCTTGATATAAATCCATCGGGTTATTACTCCTGTATTTATCCTAAATTTGACTTAACCAAAGCGCTAGACCTTCCTAAAAGTGTTTGCAAAGTTTGGGTGAAAGACGATACGATTTATACTAAGAGACTTAACGACGGTGGTTCATTAAATAAATATGTTTATGCAGGCAATAACAAGTTTAGATCAGTTGATACAAATGGAATTACACTTTTTGTTGTAAACGATCCATTAAATGGTAGCATAATATGGCCTAATTTAAAAAAGATTTCACCGCTATGGGCTTACACCCTACTTGGCATATTCTATTCACTACCTATCGTCCTATTTAGTTCGGTTATTTTTGGCCTTCTAGCGGTTTTGGTCTTTTTGTTTGGGAAAAAGAAAAGTAAAGTTGCCATGTTCGTAGGCTTACTTCCAATTATTACCTATTCGTTCATCTTAGCTGCTGCTGCTTTGTTAATGTTGTCAATTCATAATAGGTACGATGCTTTTCAAATATTTGGAACCATGAACCCAATATCGATAGTCGTATTTATTTGCGGGATTATTTACTCTGCTGCAGCAATTTGGTCGGCGTACTACATCTTCAAAAAGCGACGCGAAAAGATGTCTAAAATATTCTATTTTCATTCAGCATTAGCTACTGTGTTAAATCTAATTATTATGATTTACTTTATATACACAGGTTTGATTGGCATTCCTACTTGGATTTAA
- a CDS encoding radical SAM protein, whose product MEAKRTANYIETSCQAALNPLKRKYPYGWDLNIYRGCEHKCQYCYAMYSHEYLDDDNFSENIYIKSNIVEMLEVELRSKSWNREIINIGGVTDSYQPCEATYKIMPEVLKLLIKYKTPAIISTKSDLGLRDYELVDELSRITYVNIASTITTTDEKIRQLIEPGAAESLKRFEMLKAFRKTNASVGLHVMPIIPYLTDGYENLNSLCYYACDAKVHYMLPGTLYLRGKTRTSFFSFIQTQFPELYQYFLDLYKKGGANREYKDNLYKMVNELRDKYQLSSSYSKPMKEKMHKV is encoded by the coding sequence ATGGAAGCAAAACGAACAGCCAATTATATCGAGACAAGTTGTCAAGCTGCTTTAAACCCACTTAAGCGGAAATATCCGTATGGTTGGGATTTGAATATCTATCGGGGGTGTGAGCATAAATGCCAATACTGTTATGCCATGTATTCTCACGAATACTTAGACGATGATAATTTCTCAGAGAATATTTATATAAAATCCAACATTGTTGAGATGCTAGAGGTTGAACTTCGCAGCAAAAGTTGGAATCGTGAGATTATTAATATTGGGGGTGTTACCGACAGCTATCAACCTTGTGAGGCAACGTATAAAATAATGCCGGAGGTTTTGAAGCTATTGATAAAGTATAAAACACCTGCCATTATTTCGACAAAATCAGATTTGGGTTTACGCGATTACGAATTAGTTGATGAGCTATCGAGGATAACATATGTAAATATTGCCTCTACAATAACAACTACCGATGAGAAAATACGACAGCTGATTGAGCCAGGTGCTGCCGAAAGCTTGAAACGATTCGAAATGCTCAAAGCTTTCAGGAAAACAAATGCTTCTGTAGGACTACACGTAATGCCCATAATTCCATATTTAACGGATGGCTATGAGAATCTGAACTCACTCTGTTATTATGCCTGCGATGCTAAGGTTCATTATATGTTACCCGGCACATTGTACTTAAGGGGTAAAACCAGGACATCATTTTTCAGCTTTATACAAACCCAATTTCCTGAGCTTTACCAGTATTTTCTTGATTTATATAAAAAAGGCGGGGCAAACAGGGAGTACAAGGATAATCTATATAAAATGGTTAATGAGCTAAGGGATAAATACCAGCTATCAAGTAGCTATTCAAAGCCAATGAAGGAAAAAATGCATAAAGTATAA
- a CDS encoding cupin domain-containing protein gives MKDETLKFNESEVEWNSWSKADDIEHHRKRLIDDEHVNKLYCDIYEIPPMKANWPLHYHTCNEEVFYIIEGYGEVITENGVLKVKSGDILRFPAGEKGVHQLKNTSDSETLKYLDLGTTNLPDVVFMPADNKIGLISGESGQDKMYSYKDL, from the coding sequence ATGAAAGATGAAACATTAAAATTCAATGAAAGTGAAGTAGAATGGAATAGCTGGTCGAAGGCTGATGACATAGAACATCACAGAAAAAGATTAATTGATGATGAGCACGTCAATAAATTGTACTGTGATATATATGAAATTCCGCCAATGAAAGCCAATTGGCCACTCCATTATCATACCTGCAACGAGGAAGTTTTCTATATTATTGAAGGGTATGGGGAAGTGATAACGGAAAATGGAGTATTAAAAGTTAAGTCGGGCGATATTTTAAGATTTCCCGCCGGAGAAAAAGGGGTACATCAATTAAAGAATACATCAGATAGTGAAACACTAAAATATCTAGATTTAGGAACAACAAACTTACCTGATGTAGTATTTATGCCCGCAGATAATAAGATAGGGTTGATTTCAGGTGAATCAGGACAAGATAAAATGTACTCATATAAGGATTTGTAA
- a CDS encoding TonB family protein, producing MRTVILVFVLSAISALAQANPASSTSDTVFYKFQNGLIVPCDKNKAEGYSTTVPNNSNVYLYKISYLHTNTKMVEYEVFDKRYSKGSISSYIPVKTGKYDEWYIDGSKRVSCSYSGDKLNGDFTAYYPNGKLKRSEKWKGGECLYGECYDENGNKKEYCPYSEPAEYVGGLYELYEFIGKTLQYPDYALKNGIEGVVYVFFIVDVDGSITNVKIREGVEEHLNSEALRIVTAMPKWKPGRFEGENVKTEFAIPIRFKFS from the coding sequence ATGAGGACTGTGATTTTAGTATTCGTATTATCTGCTATTTCTGCTTTAGCACAGGCAAATCCAGCAAGTAGCACAAGCGATACTGTATTTTATAAATTTCAAAATGGTTTGATTGTCCCATGCGATAAGAATAAGGCTGAAGGATATAGCACAACTGTTCCAAATAATTCGAATGTTTACCTGTACAAAATCTCGTACTTACACACCAACACTAAAATGGTTGAGTACGAAGTGTTCGATAAGAGATATAGTAAAGGTAGTATTTCCTCATATATTCCGGTTAAGACTGGCAAGTATGATGAATGGTATATTGATGGGTCGAAAAGAGTGTCATGCTCCTATTCGGGAGATAAGCTTAATGGCGATTTTACGGCATACTACCCTAACGGTAAGCTTAAAAGATCGGAGAAATGGAAAGGTGGGGAGTGCTTGTATGGCGAGTGCTATGATGAAAATGGGAATAAAAAGGAGTACTGTCCCTATTCTGAACCTGCTGAATATGTAGGGGGATTATATGAATTGTATGAGTTTATTGGTAAAACATTGCAATATCCCGATTATGCTTTGAAGAATGGGATAGAAGGTGTTGTTTATGTTTTTTTTATTGTAGATGTTGATGGGTCAATTACCAATGTAAAGATAAGAGAAGGTGTCGAGGAGCATCTTAATAGCGAAGCATTGAGGATTGTTACTGCAATGCCTAAGTGGAAACCTGGTAGATTTGAAGGTGAAAATGTTAAAACAGAATTTGCTATACCAATTAGATTTAAGTTTAGCTGA
- a CDS encoding MBL fold metallo-hydrolase, with amino-acid sequence MTYDNESDWFTIEKIDDNTSVISEYKHWEETHCYVLNGTERCLLIDTGLGVENIWEPVQKLTNKPITVVTTHVHYDHFGGHKYFPDFYVHEAEKEWINGGFPLTLEQVRNFLVEEPCDFPKDFDVNNYYLFEGAPTRVLKDNDTIELGQRTIQILHTPGHSPGHMCFYEKDKGYLYTGDLIYIGELFAYFPSTDPIAYMNSIKKLLGLNVKRVLPAHHDLDIPLSIIRDMDKAFSELYERGKLKHGSGTFAYENFGIKL; translated from the coding sequence ATGACTTATGACAATGAAAGCGATTGGTTTACAATCGAAAAAATAGATGATAACACATCTGTAATAAGTGAATACAAGCATTGGGAAGAAACACATTGCTATGTACTAAATGGAACCGAAAGATGTTTATTAATTGATACGGGACTTGGTGTAGAAAATATTTGGGAACCTGTACAGAAATTGACAAACAAACCTATTACTGTAGTTACAACACACGTACATTACGATCACTTTGGTGGACATAAGTATTTTCCTGACTTTTATGTACACGAAGCCGAAAAAGAATGGATAAATGGCGGATTTCCTTTGACTTTAGAACAGGTTAGAAATTTTTTGGTAGAAGAACCCTGCGATTTCCCTAAAGATTTTGATGTTAATAATTATTACCTTTTTGAAGGAGCTCCAACGAGAGTTCTGAAAGACAATGATACTATTGAGTTAGGACAACGAACAATTCAAATATTACACACTCCTGGTCATTCACCAGGACATATGTGTTTTTATGAAAAGGATAAAGGTTACTTATATACTGGTGATTTAATTTATATTGGCGAATTGTTTGCATATTTTCCATCAACGGATCCGATTGCCTATATGAATTCAATAAAAAAATTGTTGGGTTTAAACGTAAAGAGAGTTTTGCCGGCACACCACGACCTTGATATTCCATTGTCTATTATAAGGGATATGGATAAGGCTTTTTCAGAATTATATGAAAGGGGCAAATTGAAACATGGAAGCGGAACATTTGCATATGAGAATTTCGGAATAAAGCTTTGA
- a CDS encoding DUF4279 domain-containing protein, which yields MKYHHLYIYIDDNIETYNKITDLLGVKPTKFEKYKTSKEPDNKYDLWAYSVETEDEEPYFDFINKFLNILEPKFEDLKKLGVKKNDILFWLLYEYDQQCAMEFHPEEMKRLGESGIVLNIDCWQLDKT from the coding sequence ATGAAATACCATCATCTGTATATTTACATAGATGACAATATTGAAACTTATAATAAGATTACAGATTTATTAGGCGTTAAACCTACAAAGTTTGAGAAATATAAGACATCAAAGGAACCTGACAACAAATATGATTTGTGGGCATATTCTGTAGAAACTGAAGATGAAGAACCATATTTTGACTTCATTAATAAGTTTTTAAACATTCTCGAACCAAAATTTGAAGATTTAAAAAAACTTGGTGTTAAGAAGAACGATATACTTTTTTGGCTTTTATATGAATATGATCAACAATGTGCAATGGAATTTCATCCGGAAGAGATGAAACGACTTGGTGAAAGTGGAATAGTGTTGAATATTGATTGTTGGCAACTTGATAAAACTTAG
- a CDS encoding RelA/SpoT domain-containing protein — protein MVSKKRITKAGITLITSKSQDEINDALDIINIWRYNHMHPLNIMKNSVVRLMIKNKINPVLVSQRLKRLESIIYKIDLNDSMGLGGMQDIGGYRVVLRDTKDLIKLKMVLQKNRNHKLIKINDYIEKPKFSGYRSIHLIYSYNSKIEKYNGLRLELQIRTKLQHNWATAVETVGLITKTSLKSSQGPDEWLYFFKVVSSLFAIIENLPVIQEHASKTIEELMLECEYLLSKLNVINILKGLRISANKIDENNYPGDYYIVLIKAQEKKVQILSFKKNDLERASNEYLKIEKSIQGSSNAVVLVSSNSIKSLKDAYPSYFLDTSHFIYALEKISEGCNTMKITTANN, from the coding sequence ATGGTAAGTAAGAAGCGAATTACTAAAGCAGGAATAACCTTGATTACATCAAAAAGTCAAGATGAAATAAATGATGCATTAGATATAATAAATATATGGAGGTATAATCATATGCATCCTTTGAATATCATGAAAAATTCTGTTGTTCGTTTAATGATTAAAAATAAAATAAATCCAGTTTTAGTTTCTCAAAGATTAAAACGACTTGAATCAATTATATATAAAATAGACCTTAATGATAGCATGGGATTAGGAGGTATGCAAGATATAGGAGGTTATCGTGTTGTGTTAAGAGACACAAAGGATTTAATAAAATTAAAAATGGTTTTGCAGAAAAATAGAAATCACAAACTTATAAAAATTAATGATTACATAGAAAAGCCAAAATTTTCTGGTTATCGAAGTATTCATTTAATATATAGTTATAATTCTAAGATTGAAAAGTATAATGGGTTAAGATTAGAATTGCAGATTAGAACTAAATTACAACATAATTGGGCTACTGCCGTTGAAACAGTTGGCCTAATTACAAAAACATCTCTAAAATCTAGTCAAGGACCAGATGAGTGGCTTTATTTTTTCAAAGTAGTAAGTTCATTATTTGCAATAATTGAAAATTTACCTGTAATACAAGAACATGCGTCAAAAACGATTGAGGAATTAATGTTAGAATGTGAGTATTTGCTAAGTAAGTTAAATGTTATAAATATATTAAAAGGGCTAAGAATTTCTGCGAATAAAATTGACGAGAATAATTATCCTGGTGATTATTATATAGTTTTAATCAAAGCACAAGAGAAGAAAGTTCAGATACTTTCGTTTAAAAAAAATGATTTAGAAAGAGCTTCTAATGAATATTTGAAAATTGAAAAATCGATTCAAGGTTCATCGAATGCAGTAGTACTTGTTTCATCAAATTCAATTAAATCTCTAAAAGATGCATACCCTAGTTACTTTTTGGATACATCACATTTTATATATGCTCTTGAGAAAATTAGTGAAGGTTGTAACACAATGAAAATTACAACCGCTAATAATTAG
- a CDS encoding DUF4407 domain-containing protein — MKDWWIKLGCYLTGYNYSIVKSSSEASAKAVKKFTSALLIISMVWCFIGFEFTSRYLHGNALVSSIGAIIMVVVVIQIERQIILTIGKNSSVKRFRIIIGIVMAIIGSVIIDQVMFKDDIERERITVDQIKVNKAMAIKTKEIDDQIMQLDSSIARKERERMKMIAEIGKNPTITTYNTQTQAKTDDKGKMVTVGKTTTSQSIPNPKIEMLAQLDDQIKTLRTAKTAKENSLLTIRATVEKDIKNNKPFLEELSILFRILVSSPIAFIVWALIFTFFFSIELFVLYCKFGDDKNDYDRTILHQMQIRMQMIDKLNP; from the coding sequence ATGAAAGATTGGTGGATAAAGCTGGGCTGCTACCTCACGGGGTACAACTACAGCATTGTAAAGAGTTCGAGCGAGGCAAGCGCCAAGGCGGTAAAGAAGTTTACCTCTGCCCTATTAATCATCAGCATGGTGTGGTGCTTCATCGGCTTCGAGTTTACCAGCCGCTACCTGCACGGCAATGCGCTGGTCTCGTCCATTGGCGCCATCATTATGGTGGTTGTGGTTATCCAGATAGAGCGCCAAATTATCCTTACGATAGGTAAAAACAGCTCGGTAAAGCGCTTCCGTATCATCATTGGTATTGTAATGGCCATCATCGGTTCGGTGATTATCGACCAGGTGATGTTTAAGGATGATATCGAGCGCGAGCGCATCACCGTCGACCAAATCAAGGTGAACAAGGCGATGGCGATTAAGACTAAGGAGATAGACGATCAGATCATGCAGCTCGATTCGTCGATTGCCCGTAAGGAGCGCGAGCGCATGAAGATGATTGCCGAGATTGGCAAGAATCCGACAATTACCACCTACAACACGCAAACGCAGGCGAAGACCGACGATAAGGGCAAGATGGTAACGGTTGGCAAAACCACCACCAGCCAGTCGATCCCCAATCCTAAGATTGAAATGCTCGCCCAGCTCGACGATCAGATAAAGACGCTGCGCACCGCAAAAACGGCCAAGGAGAATAGCCTGCTAACGATACGCGCCACCGTCGAGAAGGATATTAAGAACAACAAGCCGTTCCTGGAGGAGCTGTCGATCCTGTTTAGGATACTTGTGTCGAGCCCCATTGCCTTTATCGTTTGGGCGCTAATCTTCACCTTCTTCTTTTCGATAGAGCTCTTTGTGCTCTACTGCAAGTTTGGCGACGACAAGAACGACTACGACCGTACGATACTGCACCAGATGCAAATCCGCATGCAGATGATCGACAAGCTAAACCCGTAA
- a CDS encoding DUF5700 domain-containing putative Zn-dependent protease, which produces MKTFRHLKSTILALGIILCTNAFAKSYTIRKGGVTYDFTFAELAVKYLESGDTTYLHKIAACDGAKHILNHSNWSNGNGKAEQDALPLVKELLTPREKLLPNLTRIKQNIRFAKDSIASTNLSQRFALEYLPHGFKFASHLYFTVGYDLGVAFQNSSSVNLAHSHYLKDPNEMRYYSIHELHHAGFIITKGYMPSLNVNTHVQMSELIAYLTHLEGMATYAALDMRTKEHALGNDNDYVSLQDSTLMKSYKEEYFEIYRYFKETPNQPVTEDDWNKISILSDKRRLWYRVGALMALAIDKKIGRDALTMLIAKPSACFIDTYLGLKE; this is translated from the coding sequence ATGAAAACCTTCAGACATCTAAAATCTACCATTCTAGCTTTAGGAATAATACTTTGCACAAATGCCTTTGCAAAGTCCTACACCATACGAAAAGGAGGAGTAACCTACGATTTCACCTTTGCCGAGCTGGCCGTTAAGTATCTGGAAAGCGGTGATACTACCTACCTGCACAAAATAGCGGCTTGCGATGGTGCCAAACACATTCTAAACCATTCGAATTGGAGTAACGGCAACGGAAAGGCAGAGCAGGACGCCTTACCACTGGTAAAAGAGCTGCTTACACCACGCGAGAAGCTGCTGCCCAACCTTACGCGAATTAAGCAGAACATTCGGTTTGCTAAAGATAGCATTGCCAGCACCAACCTATCGCAACGATTTGCGCTGGAGTACCTGCCACACGGCTTTAAATTTGCAAGCCACCTCTACTTTACCGTAGGATACGACTTGGGCGTTGCATTCCAAAATAGCAGCAGCGTAAACCTTGCCCATTCTCACTACCTAAAAGATCCGAACGAGATGAGGTACTACTCGATCCACGAGCTTCACCATGCCGGTTTTATTATAACCAAGGGCTATATGCCATCGCTTAACGTCAACACCCACGTACAGATGTCCGAGTTAATTGCATACTTAACCCACTTAGAAGGAATGGCAACCTATGCAGCGCTCGATATGAGAACAAAAGAGCATGCACTAGGCAACGATAATGACTACGTATCGCTACAGGACAGTACGCTAATGAAAAGCTACAAGGAGGAGTACTTCGAAATATACCGTTACTTTAAGGAAACACCCAACCAACCTGTAACCGAAGATGATTGGAATAAGATTAGCATACTATCCGATAAGCGTAGGCTTTGGTACAGAGTCGGTGCGCTAATGGCATTAGCTATCGACAAAAAGATAGGAAGAGATGCCTTAACCATGCTTATAGCAAAACCATCAGCATGCTTTATTGACACCTACCTCGGCCTAAAGGAGTAG
- the fbaA gene encoding class II fructose-bisphosphate aldolase, which yields MATFNFKPGVISGADVHELFAYAKEKGFAIPAVNVTGTNTANAVLEAAREVNSPVIIQVSNGGASFFAGKGLSNDGQKSAIAGAISAALHVHNVAESYGIPVILHTDHAAKKLLPWIDGLLDAGEKFFAEKGKPLFCSHMLDLSEESLEENIEISKKYLARMSKMGMTLEIELGVTGGEEDGVDNSHVDASKLYTQPEDVAYAYEELSKVSPNFTVAASFGNVHGVYKPGNVVLSPQILRDSQAYIQKKYNTSAKPVDFVFHGGSGSEKEKIHEAISYGVIKMNIDTDIQWAYWEGILNFYKAKEAYLQGQLGNPEGEDAPNKKYYDPRVWLRKGEESVIARLKESFADLKAINVIGK from the coding sequence ATGGCAACTTTCAATTTCAAGCCAGGTGTTATCAGCGGCGCTGACGTTCATGAGCTTTTTGCTTATGCAAAGGAAAAAGGATTCGCAATTCCTGCTGTTAACGTTACTGGAACCAACACTGCAAATGCAGTTCTTGAAGCAGCTCGCGAAGTAAACTCTCCTGTTATCATTCAAGTATCTAACGGCGGTGCTTCTTTCTTTGCAGGAAAAGGTCTTAGCAACGATGGTCAAAAGTCGGCTATTGCTGGTGCTATTTCCGCTGCTCTTCACGTACACAACGTTGCTGAATCTTATGGAATTCCTGTAATTCTTCATACCGACCACGCCGCTAAGAAGCTTCTTCCTTGGATTGACGGTTTGCTAGATGCTGGAGAAAAGTTCTTCGCCGAAAAGGGAAAGCCTCTTTTCTGCTCGCACATGCTCGACCTTTCTGAAGAGTCGCTAGAAGAAAACATCGAAATCTCTAAGAAGTACCTTGCTCGCATGAGCAAAATGGGAATGACCCTCGAAATTGAGCTTGGTGTTACTGGTGGAGAAGAAGATGGCGTTGATAACAGCCACGTTGATGCTTCGAAGCTATACACTCAGCCAGAAGATGTTGCCTACGCTTACGAAGAGCTAAGCAAGGTTAGCCCTAACTTTACGGTTGCTGCATCGTTTGGAAACGTTCACGGCGTTTACAAGCCAGGTAACGTGGTGCTAAGCCCACAAATCCTTAGAGATTCGCAAGCTTACATCCAAAAGAAGTACAACACTTCTGCAAAGCCTGTTGACTTTGTATTCCACGGTGGTTCGGGATCGGAAAAGGAAAAGATTCACGAAGCAATCTCGTACGGTGTTATCAAGATGAACATCGATACCGATATCCAATGGGCATACTGGGAAGGCATCCTTAACTTCTATAAGGCTAAGGAAGCATACCTACAAGGTCAGCTTGGTAACCCAGAAGGCGAAGATGCTCCTAACAAGAAGTACTACGACCCACGCGTTTGGTTACGTAAGGGCGAAGAGTCTGTAATTGCCCGTTTAAAGGAGTCGTTTGCCGACCTTAAGGCTATTAATGTTATTGGAAAGTAA